The Abyssisolibacter fermentans genome has a segment encoding these proteins:
- a CDS encoding aminotransferase class I/II-fold pyridoxal phosphate-dependent enzyme → MKTIRNHNNTPLFDALKNYNKRNVIPFDVPGHKHGNGIPEFAEYIGKKALEIDVNSMKCLDNISNPISVIKDAEELMADAYCSDYAFFLVNGTSFGVQAMVMTVCKPGDKIIMPRNAHKSAINSLIISGAIPIYVQPEINDELGIAMGVTVENIKKSIMENPDAKAVFLINPTYYGAVSKMKEIIEVAHKNGLAVLVDEAHGAHFRYHDELPKTGIELGADMAAVSLHKTGGSLTQSSVLLLNEGLIDKNTVKTALNLLQTTSASYLLMSSLDVARKMLVTKGQEILSRVLKYTRAARQEINNINGLYAFGKELVGYPGVYNFDETKLGVCVRNLGITGFKAYDILRDKYNIQVELGDVFNILAIISVGDTEESIKLLVDALRDMSFKYRSSEMKLDKVALKNPEVIISPRDAFYAKKRVIKLEDAQGEISGESIMAYPPGIPIVAPGERINKQIIEYIKFLKNQHSMLRDTEDPYVDNIKVLGI, encoded by the coding sequence GTGAAAACGATAAGAAATCATAACAATACTCCATTATTTGATGCATTAAAAAACTATAATAAAAGAAATGTTATTCCCTTTGATGTTCCAGGACATAAGCATGGGAATGGCATTCCAGAATTTGCAGAATATATAGGGAAGAAAGCCTTAGAAATAGATGTAAACTCCATGAAATGTTTGGATAATATAAGTAACCCAATAAGTGTAATAAAAGATGCAGAAGAATTGATGGCAGATGCATATTGTTCAGATTATGCATTTTTCTTAGTAAATGGGACATCATTTGGTGTTCAAGCTATGGTAATGACTGTCTGCAAACCTGGAGATAAAATTATAATGCCTAGAAATGCGCATAAATCAGCTATAAATAGTTTAATAATAAGTGGGGCTATTCCAATATACGTTCAACCAGAGATTAATGATGAACTAGGTATTGCCATGGGAGTAACAGTGGAAAATATTAAGAAGTCTATAATGGAAAATCCAGATGCAAAGGCAGTATTTTTAATTAATCCAACATATTATGGTGCTGTGTCAAAGATGAAAGAAATTATTGAGGTAGCACATAAAAATGGTTTAGCAGTTTTAGTAGACGAAGCTCATGGAGCACATTTTAGATATCACGACGAACTTCCAAAAACAGGTATAGAGTTAGGCGCAGACATGGCAGCAGTCAGCTTGCATAAAACAGGCGGATCATTGACCCAAAGTTCAGTATTGTTACTAAACGAAGGGTTAATAGATAAAAATACAGTTAAAACTGCTTTAAATTTGTTACAAACGACCAGTGCTTCATATCTTTTAATGTCAAGTTTGGATGTTGCAAGGAAAATGTTGGTTACAAAGGGTCAAGAAATATTATCTAGAGTATTAAAGTACACAAGAGCAGCACGACAAGAAATCAACAATATAAATGGACTATATGCTTTTGGTAAAGAATTAGTAGGCTATCCAGGAGTTTATAATTTTGACGAAACTAAGCTAGGAGTCTGTGTAAGAAATCTGGGAATTACAGGATTTAAAGCTTATGACATTTTAAGAGATAAATATAACATTCAAGTAGAACTTGGTGATGTATTTAATATACTTGCTATTATAAGTGTTGGAGATACTGAGGAGTCTATCAAATTACTTGTAGATGCTTTGAGAGATATGAGTTTTAAATATAGAAGTAGTGAGATGAAACTTGATAAAGTAGCGTTAAAAAATCCAGAAGTTATAATTTCTCCTAGAGATGCTTTTTATGCCAAAAAAAGAGTAATAAAGCTAGAAGATGCACAGGGAGAAATAAGTGGAGAATCTATAATGGCATATCCTCCAGGTATACCAATAGTTGCACCGGGGGAAAGGATAAATAAACAAATAATAGAATACATCAAATTTCTAAAAAATCAACATAGTATGCTTAGAGATACAGAAGATCCTTATGTAGATAATATTAAAGTCTTAGGAATATAA
- a CDS encoding B12-binding domain-containing radical SAM protein, producing the protein MKVVFVNAVSKFKYGDLYIGSLILAKILKKNGYEVEIVDFAYLHNIGELDSDVFENGNTAELSEYLINKKADIISFYTMANSYHLSIDMAEYIRSNAPDIKLLFGGPQASVAAYDLMNTFPFIDLIGIGEGENSIVDIMKAFEGEKDFSKIKGICYRKGTEIITNEENGLIQDLDTLPEIDYELIPYMDKMKSLPIEVGRGCPFGCKYCSSKSFWKQKFRLKSNDRIISEIKSLMKEYNITHFSFIHDLFTANKKRIIEFCNKIIEEELKIKWACSARIDTLDNEIIEMLVRAGCTGIYIGVETGSSRMQKFINKNLKINDDFYNKIKLLTKNKIQVTASFIYGLPNEELEDLKETFKVIKNLRDMNVHTVQLHMFSILRGTEFYNEYSHDMSFDDNLVSDITYGANMKRNTELITKYPNLFSHFYILNKSLVKKYPYCDMFMNHYIQILYTMFRITYNNLIDYFKCDFLAFYNSFYKYLAANSKELINYSDNIDVEHKHFVYKVIDIWKEYINSYKFEKYDNIIKEIYRFECDLNDFIFNNEENEDAIKTYDFDVYDANKKTFKLDEYMPKETIIRIYKPDGVYKLQRLRKKIS; encoded by the coding sequence ATGAAAGTGGTTTTTGTTAATGCTGTTAGTAAGTTTAAATATGGAGATTTATATATCGGTTCTCTTATATTAGCTAAGATATTAAAAAAAAATGGATACGAGGTTGAAATAGTAGATTTTGCATATTTACATAATATAGGGGAACTAGATAGTGATGTATTTGAAAATGGCAATACAGCTGAATTAAGTGAGTATTTAATAAACAAAAAAGCTGATATTATAAGTTTTTATACTATGGCTAATTCATATCACTTGAGTATTGATATGGCTGAATATATAAGGAGTAATGCTCCTGATATTAAATTACTTTTTGGTGGACCTCAAGCATCAGTTGCTGCATATGATTTAATGAACACATTTCCTTTCATAGACCTTATTGGGATAGGAGAAGGAGAAAACAGCATAGTTGATATTATGAAAGCTTTTGAAGGAGAGAAGGATTTTTCAAAAATAAAAGGTATATGTTACAGAAAAGGTACAGAGATTATAACAAATGAAGAGAACGGATTAATACAAGATTTAGATACATTACCTGAAATAGATTATGAACTCATACCATATATGGATAAAATGAAATCATTACCTATAGAAGTTGGAAGAGGATGTCCATTTGGATGTAAGTATTGTTCAAGTAAAAGTTTTTGGAAACAAAAATTTAGATTAAAAAGTAATGACAGAATAATAAGTGAAATAAAGAGTTTAATGAAAGAATATAATATTACTCATTTTAGTTTTATACATGATTTGTTTACTGCCAATAAGAAAAGAATTATAGAATTTTGTAATAAAATAATAGAGGAAGAACTAAAAATTAAGTGGGCCTGTTCTGCAAGAATAGACACTTTAGATAATGAAATAATTGAAATGTTAGTTAGAGCGGGTTGTACAGGAATTTATATTGGCGTAGAAACTGGATCTAGCAGAATGCAGAAATTTATTAATAAAAATCTTAAAATAAATGATGATTTTTATAATAAAATAAAATTACTTACAAAAAACAAAATTCAGGTAACGGCATCTTTTATATATGGACTTCCTAACGAAGAATTAGAAGATTTAAAAGAAACTTTCAAAGTTATAAAAAATTTAAGAGACATGAATGTGCACACTGTGCAACTCCATATGTTTTCAATTTTAAGAGGTACTGAATTTTACAATGAATATTCTCATGATATGAGTTTTGATGATAATTTGGTATCAGATATTACTTATGGGGCAAATATGAAGAGAAATACTGAATTAATAACTAAGTATCCTAATCTGTTTTCTCATTTCTATATTCTTAATAAATCCTTAGTTAAAAAATATCCATATTGTGATATGTTTATGAATCATTATATTCAAATTTTGTATACAATGTTTAGGATTACTTATAATAATTTGATAGATTATTTTAAGTGTGATTTTTTAGCTTTTTACAATTCATTTTACAAATATTTAGCTGCTAATTCAAAAGAGTTAATAAATTATAGTGATAACATAGATGTAGAACACAAGCATTTTGTTTATAAGGTAATAGACATTTGGAAAGAATATATTAATAGTTATAAATTTGAAAAATACGATAATATTATTAAAGAAATTTATAGATTTGAATGCGATCTTAATGATTTTATTTTTAATAATGAAGAAAATGAGGATGCAATTAAAACTTATGATTTTGATGTTTATGATGCAAATAAGAAGACTTTTAAATTAGATGAATATATGCCAAAAGAAACAATTATAAGAATTTATAAACCTGATGGCGTATATAAATTACAAAGACTTAGGAAAAAAATTTCATAG
- the speD gene encoding adenosylmethionine decarboxylase, protein MEQLGRHILVELYNCDKEILNDNNLIEKYMNEAAEVANATIVTSCFHIFNPWGVSGAVIIQESHLTIHTWPEYGYASVDLFTCGDSVNPWKAFDYLKTKLKAEKEEATEVARGLSDRIQYYATQNLGEIKFKPDAK, encoded by the coding sequence ATTGAACAATTGGGAAGACATATTTTAGTAGAATTGTATAATTGCGATAAAGAGATTTTGAATGATAATAATTTAATTGAAAAATATATGAATGAAGCCGCTGAAGTAGCAAATGCTACTATTGTGACTAGTTGTTTTCACATCTTCAATCCATGGGGAGTAAGTGGAGCAGTTATTATTCAAGAATCTCATTTGACAATTCATACATGGCCAGAGTATGGATATGCGTCAGTAGATTTATTTACCTGTGGAGATTCAGTAAATCCATGGAAAGCTTTTGATTATCTTAAAACAAAGCTTAAAGCTGAAAAAGAGGAAGCTACAGAAGTTGCAAGAGGACTTTCTGATAGAATACAGTATTATGCAACTCAAAATTTAGGTGAAATAAAGTTTAAACCTGATGCAAAGTAA
- a CDS encoding DMT family transporter — MSRKTLYVLLTCVVILWGTSFAVTKIGIKSAGAIEFLCMRLFFSSCIFCLILIFLPKQKTKIDIKDVPYLIYLAFIGVGGYFIVQYSALKLTTSVNASLILATAPIFIVIYSVFAYKERLSVNKILGISLCFVGVIFIISKGQMNVISFSKTIKGDIIMLLNAIMLAGFSLGAKRILNKYDSFVAIAYIHILGFIIVLLFAIIPNKLVVHSMLKDFSYINSKNILSALYLGITCSVFGYAVWYKAIKEIGATRTSVFNYINPLVASLTSFILFDEGINVFTVVGGVCIILGVTLINTKFTKKITAE, encoded by the coding sequence ATGTCTAGAAAAACATTATATGTATTATTGACTTGCGTTGTTATACTATGGGGTACTTCTTTTGCAGTTACTAAGATTGGGATAAAGAGTGCAGGAGCTATAGAGTTTTTATGTATGAGACTTTTCTTTAGTTCTTGTATTTTTTGTTTGATTTTAATATTTTTACCCAAACAAAAAACAAAAATAGATATAAAAGATGTACCATATTTGATTTATTTAGCATTTATTGGGGTAGGAGGTTATTTTATTGTTCAATATAGTGCGTTAAAATTAACTACAAGTGTAAATGCTTCACTAATACTTGCTACAGCACCAATATTTATAGTGATATATTCAGTATTTGCTTATAAAGAAAGATTAAGCGTTAATAAAATTTTAGGTATTTCATTATGTTTTGTCGGCGTTATATTTATAATAAGCAAAGGTCAAATGAATGTTATTTCATTTAGCAAAACTATAAAAGGTGATATAATCATGTTATTAAATGCAATTATGTTGGCAGGATTCTCTTTAGGAGCAAAGAGAATTTTAAATAAATATGATTCCTTTGTAGCTATTGCATATATACATATTTTAGGATTTATTATAGTTTTATTATTTGCAATTATTCCTAATAAACTAGTAGTACATTCTATGCTTAAAGATTTTTCTTATATAAATAGTAAAAATATTTTGTCTGCATTATATTTGGGAATTACTTGTAGTGTTTTTGGATATGCTGTGTGGTATAAAGCTATAAAAGAAATAGGTGCAACAAGAACTTCTGTTTTTAATTACATCAACCCACTGGTAGCATCATTAACTTCTTTCATTTTATTTGATGAAGGTATCAATGTATTTACTGTTGTAGGAGGGGTTTGTATTATTTTAGGTGTCACTTTAATTAATACTAAATTTACTAAAAAAATCACAGCAGAATAA
- the recQ gene encoding DNA helicase RecQ, producing MDIYEVLKIYFGYEEFRDGQKEVIEAIINGRDVLGIMPTGGGKSLCYQLPAIINNGVTIVISPLIALMKDQVDSLKEIGIEATYINSTLASDEILDRLMDVRRGRYKIIYVAPERLNTKYFKSIVQNVSVELIAVDEAHCISQWGHDFRPSYLEIPKFIQSFNKRPVVGAYTATATKAIIKEIKELIGLQNPVELITSFDRPNLMYKVIKASNKFQYLKNYLNNNFVDNSGIIYCSTRKSVESVAKKLRERGMAVTLYHGGMEAESRRINQEEFTFNRARIIVATNAFGMGIDKPDVRFVIHYNMPQNMEAYYQEAGRAGRDGEMSECILMYSPSDVVKQKLLINNDNLTLKRQEILLKNLQYLIDYCHTNNCLRASILRYFNEEPKFEKCNNCGNCLDNSEMVDITLEAQKILSCIYRARERFGVNVIINILRGSKNKKILEMGLDRLSTYGIMDDYSTYALREMIMTLISKGFINITTDKFPILKLTATSLDVLKGITTVEHKKYLLKEQTQEKKAINKLQYEEYDEELFNKLREIRADISKEKNVPAFIIFHDVSLKEMATVYPQNRDEFLDINGVGIKKYEAYGDIFIEVIKGYKQKE from the coding sequence ATGGATATTTATGAAGTTTTAAAGATATATTTTGGATATGAAGAATTTAGAGATGGTCAGAAGGAAGTTATAGAGGCGATAATAAACGGTAGAGATGTTTTAGGTATTATGCCAACTGGTGGAGGTAAATCCTTGTGCTATCAATTACCAGCAATTATAAACAATGGCGTAACTATTGTTATTTCTCCACTTATAGCTCTTATGAAAGATCAAGTGGACTCATTAAAAGAAATTGGTATAGAAGCTACTTATATTAATAGTACCTTGGCTTCAGATGAAATATTAGATAGACTAATGGATGTAAGACGAGGAAGATATAAAATAATATACGTTGCACCTGAGAGATTGAACACAAAGTATTTTAAAAGTATAGTTCAAAATGTTAGTGTTGAATTAATAGCTGTTGATGAAGCGCATTGTATAAGTCAATGGGGACATGATTTTAGACCAAGTTATTTAGAAATACCTAAATTCATACAAAGTTTCAACAAAAGACCTGTAGTAGGTGCTTATACAGCTACTGCAACTAAAGCTATAATAAAAGAAATTAAAGAACTGATAGGATTACAAAACCCAGTTGAATTAATTACAAGTTTTGATAGACCAAATTTAATGTATAAGGTTATAAAAGCTAGTAACAAATTTCAATATCTAAAAAACTATTTGAATAATAATTTCGTTGATAATTCAGGAATTATCTATTGCTCTACAAGAAAATCTGTAGAATCTGTTGCAAAAAAACTGAGAGAAAGAGGAATGGCAGTAACTTTATATCATGGTGGAATGGAAGCTGAATCAAGAAGAATAAATCAAGAGGAATTTACTTTTAATAGAGCAAGAATAATTGTAGCAACCAATGCATTTGGTATGGGAATAGATAAGCCAGATGTGAGATTTGTTATACATTATAATATGCCACAAAACATGGAAGCTTATTATCAAGAAGCTGGGAGAGCTGGTAGAGACGGAGAAATGAGTGAATGTATATTAATGTATTCACCATCAGACGTTGTCAAACAAAAGCTTTTAATAAACAATGATAATTTAACACTCAAAAGGCAAGAAATACTACTAAAAAATCTACAATATTTAATAGATTATTGTCATACTAATAATTGTCTACGTGCTAGTATATTAAGATATTTTAATGAAGAACCAAAATTTGAAAAATGTAATAATTGTGGTAATTGTTTAGATAATAGTGAAATGGTTGATATTACCTTAGAAGCACAAAAAATTCTTTCTTGTATATACAGAGCTAGAGAGAGATTTGGTGTAAATGTTATTATCAATATATTAAGAGGATCAAAGAATAAAAAGATTTTAGAAATGGGATTAGACAGGCTTTCAACGTATGGTATAATGGATGATTACAGTACTTATGCTTTAAGAGAAATGATAATGACACTAATATCTAAAGGCTTTATTAATATAACTACAGATAAGTTTCCCATTCTTAAGCTTACAGCTACATCATTAGATGTATTAAAAGGGATAACTACCGTTGAACACAAAAAATATTTGCTAAAAGAGCAAACCCAAGAAAAGAAAGCTATAAATAAACTGCAGTATGAAGAATATGATGAAGAGTTATTTAATAAGCTTCGAGAAATAAGAGCTGATATATCAAAAGAGAAAAATGTACCTGCATTTATTATATTTCATGATGTTTCATTAAAAGAAATGGCAACAGTTTATCCTCAAAATAGAGATGAGTTTCTGGATATAAATGGAGTAGGAATAAAAAAATATGAAGCTTATGGTGATATTTTTATTGAAGTAATAAAAGGATATAAACAAAAAGAATAA
- a CDS encoding ferredoxin — translation MKAFVDKNTCIGCGICPDVCPEVFEMDADGKAVASDSEVPDDILDNAKDAEDQCPVDAISVR, via the coding sequence ATGAAAGCTTTTGTAGATAAAAACACATGTATAGGCTGTGGAATATGTCCAGATGTGTGTCCAGAGGTGTTTGAAATGGACGCTGATGGAAAAGCTGTAGCCTCTGATAGCGAAGTACCAGATGATATACTAGATAATGCCAAAGATGCAGAAGACCAATGTCCAGTTGATGCAATATCAGTAAGGTAG